TGCTCTTCATCTGCCCCTTTATTATCGCAAATAACGGCATAGTGTGCCTCCATCTAGAACTGACCAAGACACTGTCACAGTTATTGCCTCCAGATAAGGGCATTCGAGGTGACAGATCTAAGAGTTGGAGCCTTAGTCCAGCTCACTCACTCTCCTCCTATGGTCTTGCATCAGTTTAGGCTTTGTGGTTGACCTGACTCCACTTTTTGATTGTATACTTTCATgaaaaaacatctgtttttcATTCTACCAAGTTAACACCAAAttgggacaatttttttttttttaaaatctgaaacaaaGCCGAGAACTCAGAGGCAAGCAAATAAGTTTCTGAGTATGccaaatgattttataaaatttatggcCTATGTGTATTTGAGGTCATTTCACTCAGCCCCCTTTATTCCTAGATTCAGTTCCTGTAAGTTGGAATATCAGTGGACTTGTGCATTTCTCTGTGTTTGTAATAGTGGGGCAGTGGTGGTGGCTGCTATTAATTTGCAGTGTGCTGAGAATATAGACAGCCGTCTGTAAAAGTTATAACATTGGAAATAGGACTTGGTATAGATATCAAGACATGTGGCTTCAAATACCTTCTTTGCCACTGATAAGTGTGTCACCTTGAACAAATTAATTACTTTAGGACTGAGTTTCTGTGAAACACTTTCAGATGAAACATATCCACCTCTGGATCAGCACAGATCTTTTCCTAAAAGTTGTTTCCTTATAGTATTCATATCTGCATTTAAGTTGGTAAGCCATGTTATTACTTGGTGTCAGAAAACATAATAGATTTTTATAATTGAGAATGGTATTTAAAACCAAGCTATTGTTtaggttattatttttattatttgttattttcttgaaTAGGAAATTTGTGTGGTTCGCTTCACACCTGTGACTGAAGAAGATCAAATTTCTTATACTTTGCTGTTTGCATACTTCAGTAGCAGGAAGCGCTATGGAGTGGCTGCTAACAacatgaagcaggtcaaagacaTGTACCTTATCCCTCTGGGCGCTATGGATAAAATCCCACACCCTCTCGTGCCCTTTGACGGACCTGGTAGGTATCTGTTTAATTAGTAGAATTTGAATGAAATGGGGTGAGAGGGCCGGAGTGGGAAAGCTGAGCCTGCTTTCCTTCTTGGGTCTTGGCCCTCAGGATCTGCCCAGACAGGAACAGGCACCTGTTTAGGAGACTGTAGTAAGCAGAATTTTACTCTTTATTATAATGGTTGAAAATGACTCTCGATTGATGTTTTTGATTCTGTACAGGCCTTGAATTGCATAGACCTAATCTGTTGCTGGGCTTGATTATTCGTCAGAGGCTGAAGCGGCAGCACAGTGCTGGTGCTGGTGCTAGTCGCACAGCTGAGACGTCTGACAGCGCACCGGTGACAGTGCCACCTGACAAGAAAAGCAAGACAGAAGTATCCAcagagggggcagcagaggaagaaagcgacttttttaattcttttacaacCGTATTACACAAACAGAGAAATAAGCCTCAGCAAACTCTTCAGGAAGACCTTCCAACAGTCATTGAACCTTTATTGGAAGTCACCAAACAAGAACCACCAAAACCTTTAAGATTCCTTCCTGGGGTCTTGATTGGCTGGGAAAATCAACCTTCTACTCTGGAATTAGCAAATAAACCTCTTCCTGTGGATGATATCCTTCAGAGCCTTTTGGGCACCACTGGTCAAACGTACGAACAAGCTCAGTTAGGGACAGAACAAAACACTCCTAAAGAAATTCCATTTATAAATGAGCAAGCTAATCCAAAAGCAGGGACGATAGATACAGGAGAAGCAACTGGTGGTGAAGCCAAGGAAGTGAAAGTTAAAGGAGATAGCCCTTCAGAATCGACAGATAATGCAATAGGAGAAGAGACGTCTGCACTGGGGgtctcttcagtttctgctgGGCCTTTGACAAGTCTTAGTCTCAGAGGTAAACCACCAGATGTTTCTACAGAAGCATTCCTAACAAATTTATCAATTCAGTCAAAACAAGAGGACACTGTGGAGAGTAAAGAGAGAGTGTTAAAACAGCTGCTACAAGATCAAGAGAATAATTTACAAGATAACAGGACTTCAAATACTAGTCCTCCCTGTAGGTCTAATGTAGGGAGAGGAAATGTAGATGGTAACGTGAGTTGCAGTGAAAATGCTGTTACTAACACGACAAGGGCCCCGCAGTTTATCAACCTTAAAAGGGATCCTCGGCAAGCAGCTGGAAGAAGTCAGCAGGTGACTACTCCTgaaaacagagaaggagaaggctGCCGTCATGGAGAGAAGCCGCCGCTGCCTGGCCCATCGCACTTAACTGAGCAGAGCAGCGTGGAGGAGAAGATGCCTTCTGTAGAAAAAAGCCCCTGTGTTCAGCACAATGACGATTCAGGAGCTGTACAAGACTCACCATCAGTAGAAAACATACAGTCTTCTCAAGTGGAACAAGCAAAACCCTTACAGGAGATTTTAATGCAAAATATTGAAACTGTGCACCCATTTCGAAGAGGatcagcagcaacagcatctCATTTTGAGGTTGGAAACACATGTCAATCCGAATTTCCTTCTAAAAGCATCAGTTTCACTTCGAGAAGCACCAGCCCCAGAACAAGTGCAAACTTTTCACCCATAAGGCCGCAGCAGCCCAGCCTTCAGCATCTCAAGTCTAGCCCACCTGGGTTTCCATTTCCGGGACCTCCTAATTTCCCCCCACAAAGCATGTTTGGATTTCCTCCACATTTGCCACCCCCGTTACTTCCCCCTCCAGGCTTTGGCTTTGCCCCAAATCCCTTGGTTCCCTGGCCACCTGTTGTCCATCTGACTGGCCAGCCGCAGCGTATGATGGGTCCCCTCTCACAAGCATCAAGGTATCTGGGCCCACAGAATTTTTACCAAGTTAAAGACATTCGGAGGCCGGAACGGCGCCATAGTGACCCGTGGGGTAGGCAAGACCAGCAGCAACCGGACAGACCATTTAACAGGGGCAAGGGGGATCGTCAGAGGTTTTACAGTGACTCACACCACCTGAGACGAGAGCGCCACGAGAAGGAGTGGGAGCAGGAACCCGAAAGGCACAGGCGCAGAGACAGAGCCCAGGACAAGGACAGAGACAGGAAGGGCAGGGACGAAGGTCATAAGGATAAAGAGCGGGCACGGCTGCCTCATGGGGAGCGCGGGGCAGACGGCAGGGCGAACAGGGAGAGCAGAAGTGCAGACAGGAAGCCCGACAAGCCGAAGGGCGAGGACCAGGAGAAGGACAAGGAGCGGGAGAAGAGTAAGcatagagagggagagaaggacagAGACAGGTACCACAAAGACAGGGACCACGCTGAGAGAGCTAAGAGCAAGAGGTAAAGCCAGCGGGCGGCTGTAGGGGTGCATTTAATAACTGTTCAATGTCGTGTCTTTGAAACTTCATGACTGCCTGCTAGGATCTTTTGTGCcatcttttgaatttttaatattggTGGTTTGCAGAAGAATAAATTGTGTGTGTTGGTGCAGAGTGCTCTGTACCAGTGCTCATCATCCCTTCTTCATACCAACAGCCCTAGTTAcaggaattaatatttttttaaatttacattgcTGTATATTCAaagatttgttttattaatatgcAATAAAGGCttagaaattttagttttattcctTAATTGGTAAATATGGTTAACTGTGGAATATATTTACCACCTCTAGTGAATGTCCTTTCTATAATGACTAATTTGAGAGTAATGTGTACTCTGTAAGTTTGTTTTAAATTGcactgtttttaaagaaactctA
The Bos javanicus breed banteng chromosome 9, ARS-OSU_banteng_1.0, whole genome shotgun sequence genome window above contains:
- the PHF3 gene encoding PHD finger protein 3 isoform X4, whose protein sequence is MVGCGRCDDWFHGDCVGLSLSQAQQMGEEDKEYVCVKCCAEEDKKTEIADPDILRNQAKVEIHSEDKAMEYEKLGLPKHTTTNDKTKYVDDTVKHKVKILKRESGEGKNSSDCRDSEIKKWQLAPFRKMGQPVLPRRSSEEKSEKMTKESTTVICTGEKASKPGAHEKQEIKKKKTEKGLPGVHPPAVPASKPSADQIRQSVRHSLKDILMKRLTDSNLKVPEEKAAKVATKIEKELFSFFRDTDAKYKNKYRSLMFNLKDPKNNILFKKVLKGEVTPDHLIRMSPEELASKELAAWRRRENRHTIEMIEKEQREVERRPITKITHKGEIEIESDAPMKEQEAAMEIQEPTANKSMEKTEGSEKQKGEVDSMSKDTTSQHRQHLFDLNCKICIGRMAPPADDLSPKKVKVVVGVSRKHSDNEAESIADALSSTSNILASEFFEEEKQESPKSTFSPAPRPEMPGTVEVECTFLARLNFIWKGFINMPSVAKFVTKAYPVSGSPEYLTEDLPDSIQVGGRISPQTVWDYVEKIKASGTKEICVVRFTPVTEEDQISYTLLFAYFSSRKRYGVAANNMKQVKDMYLIPLGAMDKIPHPLVPFDGPGLELHRPNLLLGLIIRQRLKRQHSAGAGASRTAETSDSAPVTVPPDKKSKTEVSTEGAAEEESDFFNSFTTVLHKQRNKPQQTLQEDLPTVIEPLLEVTKQEPPKPLRFLPGVLIGWENQPSTLELANKPLPVDDILQSLLGTTGQTYEQAQLGTEQNTPKEIPFINEQANPKAGTIDTGEATGGEAKEVKVKGDSPSESTDNAIGEETSALGVSSVSAGPLTSLSLRGKPPDVSTEAFLTNLSIQSKQEDTVESKERVLKQLLQDQENNLQDNRTSNTSPPCRSNVGRGNVDGNVSCSENAVTNTTRAPQFINLKRDPRQAAGRSQQVTTPENREGEGCRHGEKPPLPGPSHLTEQSSVEEKMPSVEKSPCVQHNDDSGAVQDSPSVENIQSSQVEQAKPLQEILMQNIETVHPFRRGSAATASHFEVGNTCQSEFPSKSISFTSRSTSPRTSANFSPIRPQQPSLQHLKSSPPGFPFPGPPNFPPQSMFGFPPHLPPPLLPPPGFGFAPNPLVPWPPVVHLTGQPQRMMGPLSQASRYLGPQNFYQVKDIRRPERRHSDPWGRQDQQQPDRPFNRGKGDRQRFYSDSHHLRRERHEKEWEQEPERHRRRDRAQDKDRDRKGRDEGHKDKERARLPHGERGADGRANRESRSADRKPDKPKGEDQEKDKEREKSKHREGEKDRDRYHKDRDHAERAKSKR